In the Anoplopoma fimbria isolate UVic2021 breed Golden Eagle Sablefish chromosome 7, Afim_UVic_2022, whole genome shotgun sequence genome, one interval contains:
- the si:dkey-94l16.4 gene encoding transcription factor 20 isoform X2 yields the protein MEQPPGSLDDLQPQDLSTSSIPAVIDLTRKGEECVLNGTPLDALHIVKSPGWYPNSGTSNPGLPFSETGSSETTLHSGDPIEPDNAFSHTTVTLSYVSRSHVFSSHDSLSRHSPLYGVPPISKLSLHSPCDLDKGLEEETGYAPNQHYLEQVDGPMDLATQTHLFQSLTQAQVGPENDDGVCLTQEPRELNGGVISSGRDTHKHGKGEEDQGLFLKKGEGLENGQVDSCSSSGVRAESSPKTLISATGEDEERGSFKGLSLPSKKQDPAVVLNSMGARDLCSRSREYISPLEDPVSPSATSLDNVEDVFVLPQASSSPSGDNSYLETFDEVVLDGLRTEGGIQPGSGISDSPTRLDSIAGTTQPVSRRKAVLEPLIDLTDDVCVSDVSENKPKIVTPHMNGNAKALQRTLKEKKLPMRSGRGTRLEAIVMDINSSRYKVSGCIRTNKKAKASQLPAGVSELASPKRKETLSAEKRRKRGKAPFSVKTRKQKAVTSMKRGKTNNMNTDSCKDSTSDSEINLSKKSNGSTSSKSPLYSVHKKSKRGPQDVSHPPHDLQTSPVRSKRKPHSSQFNVHENSEEPEHLSHPDPSVETHMARCTPPQSSKSPKKSQGKGKATVSQTSPTSKTKRAGTRKRRQKKRTWSQYSSIFSPKEPEIKLKYVNYKEEKRDYRLDSFSPFIRVEHQQSASSLCTIINYPEEVRTQHKRGQQQQVVLCGFLSAVVPSTSCLQLGRASTHCLQQRALVCCLCGQAANAMDLGDLHGPYYPEGYQPSTKRPASMLGLKEDEDDSSDTDSSSCRIRGRGRKCAIPAAPRPLRPAAQPKQKGLEGYRWTANHNGSPAAKRARSDGCSADVEDWYSPPVLPLEPCEYWLHEDCGIWSAGVFLVKGKVYGLEEAVKVAEETKCSACSDHGATLGCFFKGCPNKYHYRCALESDCVLIEENFSMKCKKHKTKTFKSPPGNRWNDR from the coding sequence ATGGAGCAGCCACCTGGGAGCTTAGATGACCTACAGCCTCAAGACCTCTCTACATCCAGCATCCCCGCTGTGATCGACCTGACCAGGAAGGGCGAGGAATGTGTCCTCAACGGCACCCCCCTCGATGCTCTGCACATAGTCAAGAGCCCCGGCTGGTACCCAAACTCGGGGACCAGCAACCCCGGACTACCCTTCTCAGAGACCGGCTCCTCAGAGACCACTCTCCATTCGGGGGATCCAATTGAACCAGACAATGCCTTCTCTCACACTACAGTCACCCTGTCCTACGTGAGCAGGTCTCACGTCTTCTCCTCTCACGACTCCCTGTCCCGGCATTCGCCCCTGTACGGTGTGCCGCCTATCAGCAAGTTGTCCCTCCACTCCCCATGTGACCTAGATAAAGGGCTTGAGGAGGAGACTGGCTATGCACCCAACCAGCACTACTTGGAGCAGGTTGATGGGCCCATGGACCTCGCAACTCAGACGCACCTTTTTCAGTCATTGACTCAGGCTCAGGTGGGACCAGAGAACGATGATGGAGTATGTCTAACGCAGGAGCCTCGGGAGTTAAACGGGGGAGTCATTTCCAGtggcagagacacacacaagcatggaAAAGGCGAAGAGGATCAAGGCCTTTTTCTGAAAAAGGGTGAGGGTTTGGAAAATGGACAGGTTGATAGCTGCTCGAGTTCAGGAGTACGTGCTGAATCCTCACCGAAGACGCTCATCTCTGCCAcaggggaggatgaggagaggggCAGCTTTAAGGGGCTCTCTCTCCCGTCTAAGAAACAGGACCCAGCGGTTGTCTTGAACAGCATGGGTGCTAGAGACCTGTGCTCACGAAGCAGGGAGTACATCAGTCCTCTTGAGGACCCCGTCTCCCCCTCTGCCACCTCACTGGACAATGTGGAGGATGTGTTTGTCCTGCCTCAGGCCTCCAGCTCACCCAGCGGTGATAACTCTTATCTAGAGACATTTGATGAGGTTGTGTTGGATGGCTTGAGGACAGAGGGGGGCATTCAGCCAGGCTCTGGCATAAGCGATAGCCCCACAAGATTAGATTCAATTGCTGGGACTACGCAGCCTGTCAGTAGACGGAAGGCGGTGTTGGAGCCTTTGATTGACTTGACAgatgatgtttgtgtgtcagatgTTTCAGAAAACAAACCCAAGATTGTCACTCCTCACATGAACGGGAATGCTAAGGCACTACAGAgaactttaaaagaaaagaagttgCCCATGCGGTCTGGCAGAGGTACAAGATTAGAGGCTATAGTTATGGACATAAATTCCAGCCGGTATAAAGTGTCAGGATGCATACGTACCAATAAGAAAGCAAAGGCTTCCCAGTTGCCGGCTGGTGTTTCTGAGTTAGCCAGTCCTAAGAGGAAAGAGACCCTGTCagcagaaaaaaggagaaaaagagggaaagcGCCTTTCTCAGTGAAAACGAGGAAACAAAAAGCAGTAACTTCAATGAAAAGGGGTAAAACTAATAACATGAACACTGACAGTTGCAAAGACTCTACCTCTGATTCTGAAATCAATCTTTCTAAAAAGTCCAACGGCAGCACATCTTCAAAAAGCCCTCTGTATTCTGTGCACAAGAAGTCCAAGAGAGGGCCACAGGATGTTTCCCACCCTCCACATGACCTACAGACCAGCCCTGTGAGGTCAAAGAGAAAACCACACTCAAGTCAGTTTAATGTGCATGAAAACTCAGAGGAGCCAGAGCATCTATCCCACCCCGACCCCTCAGTGGAAACTCATATGGCAAGATGTACCCCACCACAATCATCAAAATCTCCAAAGAAAAGCCAAGGCAAAGGCAAGGCCACAGTTAGCCAAACATCTCCCACTAGCAAGACCAAGAGGGCTGGTACTCGCAAGAGAAGGCAAAAGAAACGCACATGGAGCCAGTATTCCTCCATTTTCTCCCCGAAGGAGCCTGAGATCAAGTTGAAGTACGTCAACtacaaggaggagaagagggactATCGGTTGGACAGTTTCTCTCCATTCATCCGTGTGGAGCATCAGCAGTCAGCATCATCGCTGTGTACTATAATCAACTACCCAGAAGAGGTGAGGACACAACACAAGAGGGGCCAACAGCAGCAGGTTGTCCTCTGTGGCTTCCTTTCTGCAGTCGTACCcagcacttcctgtttgcagCTGGGCCGGGCATCCACACACTGCCTGCAGCAGCGCGCTCTTGTCTGCTGCCTGTGTGGACAGGCGGCCAATGCAATGGACTTAGGGGACCTCCATGGACCCTATTACCCGGAGGGATACCAGCCAAGCACCAAAAGACCAGCAAGCATGTTGGGCCTCAAAGAGGACGAGGACGACTCCAGCGATACAGACTCTTCGTCCTGCCGTATCAGAGGCAGGGGGAGGAAGTGTGCCATTCCAGCCGCACCCCGGCCCCTGAGGCCGGCAGCTCAGCCGAAGCAGAAGGGTCTGGAGGGCTATCGGTGGACAGCTAACCATAATGGCAGCCCTGCAGCTAAGCGGGCTCGGTCAGACGGCTGCTCTGCTGATGTGGAGGACTGGTACAGCCCCCCTGTGCTGCCTCTGGAGCCCTGTGAATACTGGCTCCACGAAGACTGCGGCATCTGGTCCGCAGGCGTGTTCCTGGTGAAGGGCAAAGTTTATGGACTGGAGGAGGCTGTCAAGGTGGCCGAGGAGACG
- the si:dkey-94l16.4 gene encoding transcription factor 20 isoform X1, whose protein sequence is MEQPPGSLDDLQPQDLSTSSIPAVIDLTRKGEECVLNGTPLDALHIVKSPGWYPNSGTSNPGLPFSETGSSETTLHSGDPIEPDNAFSHTTVTLSYVSRSHVFSSHDSLSRHSPLYGVPPISKLSLHSPCDLDKGLEEETGYAPNQHYLEQVDGPMDLATQTHLFQSLTQAQVGPENDDGVCLTQEPRELNGGVISSGRDTHKHGKGEEDQGLFLKKGEGLENGQVDSCSSSGVRAESSPKTLISATGEDEERGSFKGLSLPSKKQDPAVVLNSMGARDLCSRSREYISPLEDPVSPSATSLDNVEDVFVLPQASSSPSGDNSYLETFDEVVLDGLRTEGGIQPGSGISDSPTRLDSIAGTTQPVSRRKAVLEPLIDLTDDVCVSDVSENKPKIVTPHMNGNAKALQRTLKEKKLPMRSGRGTRLEAIVMDINSSRYKVSGCIRTNKKAKASQLPAGVSELASPKRKETLSAEKRRKRGKAPFSVKTRKQKAVTSMKRGKTNNMNTDSCKDSTSDSEINLSKKSNGSTSSKSPLYSVHKKSKRGPQDVSHPPHDLQTSPVRSKRKPHSSQFNVHENSEEPEHLSHPDPSVETHMARCTPPQSSKSPKKSQGKGKATVSQTSPTSKTKRAGTRKRRQKKRTWSQYSSIFSPKEPEIKLKYVNYKEEKRDYRLDSFSPFIRVEHQQSASSLCTIINYPEEVRTQHKRGQQQQVVLCGFLSAVVPSTSCLQLGRASTHCLQQRALVCCLCGQAANAMDLGDLHGPYYPEGYQPSTKRPASMLGLKEDEDDSSDTDSSSCRIRGRGRKCAIPAAPRPLRPAAQPKQKGLEGYRWTANHNGSPAAKRARSDGCSADVEDWYSPPVLPLEPCEYWLHEDCGIWSAGVFLVKGKVYGLEEAVKVAEETKCSACSDHGATLGCFFKGCPNKYHYRCALESADCVLIEENFSMKCKKHKTKTFKSPPGNRWNDR, encoded by the coding sequence ATGGAGCAGCCACCTGGGAGCTTAGATGACCTACAGCCTCAAGACCTCTCTACATCCAGCATCCCCGCTGTGATCGACCTGACCAGGAAGGGCGAGGAATGTGTCCTCAACGGCACCCCCCTCGATGCTCTGCACATAGTCAAGAGCCCCGGCTGGTACCCAAACTCGGGGACCAGCAACCCCGGACTACCCTTCTCAGAGACCGGCTCCTCAGAGACCACTCTCCATTCGGGGGATCCAATTGAACCAGACAATGCCTTCTCTCACACTACAGTCACCCTGTCCTACGTGAGCAGGTCTCACGTCTTCTCCTCTCACGACTCCCTGTCCCGGCATTCGCCCCTGTACGGTGTGCCGCCTATCAGCAAGTTGTCCCTCCACTCCCCATGTGACCTAGATAAAGGGCTTGAGGAGGAGACTGGCTATGCACCCAACCAGCACTACTTGGAGCAGGTTGATGGGCCCATGGACCTCGCAACTCAGACGCACCTTTTTCAGTCATTGACTCAGGCTCAGGTGGGACCAGAGAACGATGATGGAGTATGTCTAACGCAGGAGCCTCGGGAGTTAAACGGGGGAGTCATTTCCAGtggcagagacacacacaagcatggaAAAGGCGAAGAGGATCAAGGCCTTTTTCTGAAAAAGGGTGAGGGTTTGGAAAATGGACAGGTTGATAGCTGCTCGAGTTCAGGAGTACGTGCTGAATCCTCACCGAAGACGCTCATCTCTGCCAcaggggaggatgaggagaggggCAGCTTTAAGGGGCTCTCTCTCCCGTCTAAGAAACAGGACCCAGCGGTTGTCTTGAACAGCATGGGTGCTAGAGACCTGTGCTCACGAAGCAGGGAGTACATCAGTCCTCTTGAGGACCCCGTCTCCCCCTCTGCCACCTCACTGGACAATGTGGAGGATGTGTTTGTCCTGCCTCAGGCCTCCAGCTCACCCAGCGGTGATAACTCTTATCTAGAGACATTTGATGAGGTTGTGTTGGATGGCTTGAGGACAGAGGGGGGCATTCAGCCAGGCTCTGGCATAAGCGATAGCCCCACAAGATTAGATTCAATTGCTGGGACTACGCAGCCTGTCAGTAGACGGAAGGCGGTGTTGGAGCCTTTGATTGACTTGACAgatgatgtttgtgtgtcagatgTTTCAGAAAACAAACCCAAGATTGTCACTCCTCACATGAACGGGAATGCTAAGGCACTACAGAgaactttaaaagaaaagaagttgCCCATGCGGTCTGGCAGAGGTACAAGATTAGAGGCTATAGTTATGGACATAAATTCCAGCCGGTATAAAGTGTCAGGATGCATACGTACCAATAAGAAAGCAAAGGCTTCCCAGTTGCCGGCTGGTGTTTCTGAGTTAGCCAGTCCTAAGAGGAAAGAGACCCTGTCagcagaaaaaaggagaaaaagagggaaagcGCCTTTCTCAGTGAAAACGAGGAAACAAAAAGCAGTAACTTCAATGAAAAGGGGTAAAACTAATAACATGAACACTGACAGTTGCAAAGACTCTACCTCTGATTCTGAAATCAATCTTTCTAAAAAGTCCAACGGCAGCACATCTTCAAAAAGCCCTCTGTATTCTGTGCACAAGAAGTCCAAGAGAGGGCCACAGGATGTTTCCCACCCTCCACATGACCTACAGACCAGCCCTGTGAGGTCAAAGAGAAAACCACACTCAAGTCAGTTTAATGTGCATGAAAACTCAGAGGAGCCAGAGCATCTATCCCACCCCGACCCCTCAGTGGAAACTCATATGGCAAGATGTACCCCACCACAATCATCAAAATCTCCAAAGAAAAGCCAAGGCAAAGGCAAGGCCACAGTTAGCCAAACATCTCCCACTAGCAAGACCAAGAGGGCTGGTACTCGCAAGAGAAGGCAAAAGAAACGCACATGGAGCCAGTATTCCTCCATTTTCTCCCCGAAGGAGCCTGAGATCAAGTTGAAGTACGTCAACtacaaggaggagaagagggactATCGGTTGGACAGTTTCTCTCCATTCATCCGTGTGGAGCATCAGCAGTCAGCATCATCGCTGTGTACTATAATCAACTACCCAGAAGAGGTGAGGACACAACACAAGAGGGGCCAACAGCAGCAGGTTGTCCTCTGTGGCTTCCTTTCTGCAGTCGTACCcagcacttcctgtttgcagCTGGGCCGGGCATCCACACACTGCCTGCAGCAGCGCGCTCTTGTCTGCTGCCTGTGTGGACAGGCGGCCAATGCAATGGACTTAGGGGACCTCCATGGACCCTATTACCCGGAGGGATACCAGCCAAGCACCAAAAGACCAGCAAGCATGTTGGGCCTCAAAGAGGACGAGGACGACTCCAGCGATACAGACTCTTCGTCCTGCCGTATCAGAGGCAGGGGGAGGAAGTGTGCCATTCCAGCCGCACCCCGGCCCCTGAGGCCGGCAGCTCAGCCGAAGCAGAAGGGTCTGGAGGGCTATCGGTGGACAGCTAACCATAATGGCAGCCCTGCAGCTAAGCGGGCTCGGTCAGACGGCTGCTCTGCTGATGTGGAGGACTGGTACAGCCCCCCTGTGCTGCCTCTGGAGCCCTGTGAATACTGGCTCCACGAAGACTGCGGCATCTGGTCCGCAGGCGTGTTCCTGGTGAAGGGCAAAGTTTATGGACTGGAGGAGGCTGTCAAGGTGGCCGAGGAGACG